TGTTTGGTGGGCATCTTATCTGCATCTAGtccattttgaatatttgatttgtaGTGTCAGGTACCTTTACTATGTGAAGACATCGTAAACCATTACTAACATTTTGATTACATCGATTGATGCTTGGAGAATGGGATTCTCATAGGATTGTTCAAGCTCatagatattgagttgagatatgaacatttttttcaatCCTTTTTATGGGTAATTTCAAGTTTCAttgttaaaaggaaaaaaggaaatttagaatttcagatatttttaacCAAGAAAAAATTCTTAATGCATATCCTTTAAAAGAAGGTTTTTAATAGTtacttataagaaaaagaaggtttttttaacccctaggggttggcttaaGTGGTAAAGGCCCTGGTCTTGGTGGTTTGctccctctaggtctaaggttcaactTCTTGAGTGCAAaaaatttctaggggccatcggattggggtaacttccccttgaattacctgaactagtcgggactttgttcttggacacccgttgccaataaaaaaaaaaaaaaagagaaggttTTTAATAGTTGTAccattcctttcattttcttactTTTCTGTCTTGGTCTTTACTGTCCTCTGTTACAACAATTTAGTCAAGATAATGATCCTTGTGGTTCCAATATGTGgctgttgtatttattttcatttctatgCATTACATGGTATAATTGTCTAAATTTTATCCAAGGTTTTGATATTCTATTTATATACTTGTGGGGCTCTTTTATAGGATCTCATGTTGCAGCTGGCTGCAATACCTTTTCAGCATCACATCGTAAACGCTTGTTCTATGTTTATGCAGGTTGAGGCTAAGAGGGCCTTATCGAGAGAGGAACAGCAGACTTCTGCCAAAGCCGTGAATCCTAATCTTGCTAGAAGCTCCGGGGGTGGTGGAACTTTCAgaaccaagaaaatatttgttggAGGGCTGCCTTCCACTTTAAGTGAAGAAGAATTTCGTCAGCATTTTGCATCTTATGGCCATGTAACTGATGTAGTAGTCATGTATGACCAGAATACTGGGCGACCTCGTGGGTTTGGGTTTATTACCTTTGACGATGAAGAAGCTGTTGATAGGGTTTTACACAAAAGCTTCCATGATTTAAATGGTAAACAAGTGGAAGTAAAGCGAGCTCTTCCTAAAGATGCAAATCCTGGTGGGGGAAACCGTACCATGGGAGGCGGTGGTAGTGGTTCACTTGGCAGTGGTTATCAAAACTATGGGGCATCTGGTGGCAACCCAAATACATATGATGGTCGAATGGATTCCAATAGGTACATGCAGACACAAAGTACCGGAGGTGGTTTTGCTCCTTATGGTTCCTCTGGATATAGTGCACCTGGCTATGGGTATGGTCCTGCCAATAATGGTATTAGTTATGGTGCTTATGGCAGTTATGGTGGTGCCAATACTGGGTATGGTGGACCTGCTGGTGCGGCATATGGAAGCCCGAATCTTCCTAATGCTGGTTTTGGAAGTGGCCCACCGGGTGCCTCTAGAAGTTCATGGAGCGCTCAAGCTCCCACTGGATATGGTGCCATGGGTTACGGGAACACTGCTGCTTGGGGTGCTCCAGGTGGCAGCACTGGTGCTCCTAGTGGTGGCCCCGGCTCAGCACCTACAGGTCTGTCGCCCAGTGGGGCCACAGGGTATGGGAATCAAAGTTATGGCTACGGTGGTTATGGTGGAAGTGATGGGTCTTATGGAAATCCTGTTGGGTATGGTGCTGTTGGAGGTCGTTCTGGGAGTGTCCCAAGTAACAATGCTGGTGGTCCTGCTGGGGGGGATATGCAAGGAAGTGGTGGTGGTTACGGGGGAAGTGGCTATGGTGATGCGAATGGAAATACAGGGTATGGAAATGCAGCATGGAGATCTGAGCAATCACAGACTTCTGGAAATTATGGTGCTTCTCAGGTGAATGGCCCTCATGTTGGGCAGGTTGCCTATGGTGGTGGTTATGCCAATGCCCAGGCCCGAACCCAACAACAGTAATCATTTGGCTAGGGATCCAACTGAATCTTCATCTTTGTTTCTTTACTATGAGAGGGTCAGAATTTTTTTCCGTTCAAAGCAGCAGAGGGAGCGGCGCAGTTGGATGTCAACCCGCTTTGGGACTGGTTGGATTGCTTGATTCCCCGTAGTTTGCAGTATCTATTTTGCTAGTTTATAATAAGTAGTAATTTTGAGGCGTACTAGATGCTcctcatatttaatatttgcTTTTGAGTGTAGTCTTAAATTTGGCGTGCTTATATTTCTCTCATCTGGAATTTCTCCTCTGTCGTAGTGTTTAAGCCATGGTAGCTTATATAACCTCATTAATGTTGGTTTGATTACATTTGGGTGTTTTGTTGTTATCATATTATTAGTGCCCTAGTTCTGCCTTTGAGCAACAATAGATGCAGTAGGAAATTTACTCAGTAGATACTAATGCTTGGTCTGATCTTGCTTGATTTGATCTGACAAGTAGGAAAACAGAGATGTGTAGTGAGGTATTTTACTAGTAGCGGTGGAGCTATGGCCACTCAGGTTGATCACTACGTAATGGGTAGCGATAATCGTAGTGGTAGTTGACACTTTGACGTTGGCATAATCATTTTCCTCCTGTATTTGCCCTTGTGTTGTACAGGAGAGATGCACGAGGTCAAAAGTGGAGTGAAGTGTCCACTCATGGCTGAACACAAGCATCGTTGTGGGTGCAGGGGGGGAGTGTTCAGCATGGATGGAATTTCAGGGTTCAGTTGAAATTACAAATTTACCTGGGACAGGTCATTCTCCAGCCTGGCCATGGCACTGTCAAGTTTTGCAGATTCCAGGGAGTTCAAGTGTGAAAACTTCCTAATCTTCACTCAGGTGTGGTATTACTGGAGGATTTTGTGGGGTGAACAGCTCACGGTATGTTGATTTAAAGTGGCTTAGCTGTGTCTCTCTCACTTGTGAATTCATTGTGACCTAGTTGCTTAGGCCTTTTGATTTGGATTATATCATGGTATATGGTTCCAAATGTTAAGAGTATTGGAGAatgtttacttattaaaaaaaaaaaaaaatgtttagagtATCGGAGAATCTGTCTTTGTTAAAAACAGTTTATTGAAGTTTCAGAATGAAGTAAAGGACTCCCAAGAAATATGATGGCTAGTTGTTTCTAATAATATAGGTTAAGATCATTTACCAATATTCTTGTCAATTTCCATTACTTAAGCATCCAATAATAGATAAAGGTGACTTTTGTCCTGCAGACACATTCTGCATTTGTTGGCTAGAAACATCTATAagcatgcattttcttttttattattcgTATGTGGTGTTGATGGGAAGCTCTCTCCCGTGTTTTGGGCTGTTGGGTTACTGCTTAGTGAAAGCGGGGGAGATTCTGATTCCAAGTTGCCTCTTTGTTATCTTGGCTATTGATGCAAATTTGTGTGCCGATGTGGTAAATCAAACCGTTTGATTGTTGTTGGTGGGTTTAAATGATATCTTCTCATTACATAC
Above is a genomic segment from Juglans microcarpa x Juglans regia isolate MS1-56 chromosome 1D, Jm3101_v1.0, whole genome shotgun sequence containing:
- the LOC121235423 gene encoding heterogeneous nuclear ribonucleoprotein 1-like, encoding MDSDQGKLFIGGISWETTEEKLKEYFENYGDVLQTVVMRDKTTGRPRGFGFVVFADPSILDRVLQDSHTIDGRTVEAKRALSREEQQTSAKAVNPNLARSSGGGGTFRTKKIFVGGLPSTLSEEEFRQHFASYGHVTDVVVMYDQNTGRPRGFGFITFDDEEAVDRVLHKSFHDLNGKQVEVKRALPKDANPGGGNRTMGGGGSGSLGSGYQNYGASGGNPNTYDGRMDSNRYMQTQSTGGGFAPYGSSGYSAPGYGYGPANNGISYGAYGSYGGANTGYGGPAGAAYGSPNLPNAGFGSGPPGASRSSWSAQAPTGYGAMGYGNTAAWGAPGGSTGAPSGGPGSAPTGLSPSGATGYGNQSYGYGGYGGSDGSYGNPVGYGAVGGRSGSVPSNNAGGPAGGDMQGSGGGYGGSGYGDANGNTGYGNAAWRSEQSQTSGNYGASQVNGPHVGQVAYGGGYANAQARTQQQ